In one Achromobacter spanius genomic region, the following are encoded:
- a CDS encoding ABC transporter substrate-binding protein, with product MLPSCLTLLRRALAPALLALALTPVGAAVAKDKQPPIRIGEINSYKAIPAFLGPYKKGWQLAVEQVNAEGGVLGRKLEVISRDDNGNPGDSVRAAQELIAREKVELLFGGFLSNTGLALTDFAKQQKVFFLAAEPLTDKITWQEGNRYTYRLRPSTWMHVAALAPKALALRKKRWAIVYPNYEYGQSAVATFKAMMKSFQSDVEFVAEQAVPLGKVDAGAVVQALADAKPDAIFNVLFAADLTRFVREGNTRGLFENMPVVSVLSGEPEYLEPLGADTPTGWIVTGYPWYAIDTPANTAFVEAYKKRYNETPKVGSVVGYASLMSIAQGLKAAGAVDTEKLVDAFAGLKVDTPYGQIQYRKIDHQSTMGVYVGVTALEDGKGIMKDFAYIDGARLQPPDEQVRKMRPAH from the coding sequence ATGCTCCCCTCCTGCCTTACCTTGCTGCGCCGCGCACTTGCGCCCGCACTCCTGGCCCTGGCGCTGACGCCCGTCGGCGCTGCCGTCGCCAAGGACAAGCAACCGCCAATACGCATTGGCGAGATCAACAGCTACAAGGCCATACCCGCCTTTCTGGGGCCGTATAAGAAAGGCTGGCAGTTGGCGGTGGAACAGGTCAATGCCGAAGGCGGCGTGCTGGGCAGGAAGCTGGAAGTCATCTCACGCGATGACAACGGCAACCCGGGCGATTCGGTGCGCGCCGCGCAAGAGCTGATTGCCCGCGAAAAAGTGGAACTGCTGTTCGGCGGCTTCCTCTCCAACACCGGCTTGGCGCTGACCGACTTCGCCAAACAGCAGAAAGTGTTCTTCCTGGCCGCCGAGCCGCTGACCGACAAGATCACCTGGCAAGAGGGCAACCGCTACACCTACCGCCTGCGCCCTTCCACCTGGATGCACGTGGCGGCGCTGGCGCCCAAGGCGCTGGCCTTGCGCAAGAAGCGCTGGGCCATCGTCTACCCCAATTACGAATACGGGCAATCCGCCGTGGCCACCTTCAAGGCCATGATGAAGTCGTTCCAGTCCGACGTGGAATTCGTGGCGGAACAAGCCGTGCCGCTGGGCAAGGTGGATGCCGGCGCGGTGGTGCAGGCCCTGGCCGACGCCAAGCCCGACGCCATCTTCAACGTGCTGTTCGCCGCCGACCTGACCCGCTTCGTGCGCGAGGGCAACACCCGTGGACTGTTCGAGAACATGCCCGTGGTGTCCGTGCTGTCGGGCGAACCGGAATACCTGGAACCGCTGGGCGCCGACACCCCCACGGGCTGGATCGTGACCGGCTACCCCTGGTATGCCATCGACACGCCCGCCAACACCGCCTTCGTCGAGGCCTACAAGAAGCGCTACAACGAAACGCCCAAAGTGGGGTCAGTGGTGGGCTATGCGTCGCTGATGTCCATCGCCCAAGGCCTGAAGGCCGCCGGCGCCGTGGACACCGAGAAGCTGGTGGACGCCTTTGCCGGCCTGAAGGTGGACACGCCCTATGGCCAGATCCAATACCGCAAGATCGACCATCAATCGACGATGGGCGTCTACGTGGGCGTGACGGCCCTGGAAGACGGCAAGGGCATCATGAAAGACTTCGCCTATATCGACGGCGCCCGCCTGCAGCCGCCCGATGAGCAAGTCCGCAAGATGCGTCCCGCGCACTGA
- a CDS encoding ABC transporter permease: protein MSLSGLLSQLLNGLADASALFLVSAGLSLIFGVTRVVNFAHGSFYMLGVYLAWTFTTWFGNGPAYWAGLLLAALVTGLIGAAAEWLVLKRLYRAPELFQLLATFALVLIIGDAALAIWGPEDLFAARAPGLSGAVQILGRRFPQYDLLLIAAGPIVLGLLWLLLMRTRWGRLLRAAAENRSMLAALGVNQAWLFTSAFTLGAFLAGLGGALAAPRVPATLGLDLEIIASAFVVVVVGGLGSIPGAFLAALLICCVKAVFVFLGQVHIGPWVFNLSKLTLLAEFAVMAVVLVVRPWGLLGKPPAPSAHASAPERPIAPAGRRLRLAYGLLLLLLALVPVATLQWPYLGILMTEILIAALFAASLHFLTGLAGMTSFGHAAWFGLGAYGAALLLKLAAVPMEAALLLGPFAAAFGALLFGWFCVRLSGVYLAMLTLAVAQILWALAYQWDDVTGGSNGLIGLWPAPWLTQGPWFYYVTLAVCAAGIAWLRRLAFSPLGYALRGVRDSPLRAEALGVETRRVQWAGFVAASFAAGMAGSLYAFSKGSIAPDVMAVSRSVDGLVMVLLGGLQTLAGPLVGAAAYTWLQDAAARSTEYWHAVLGLAILALVMVFPDGLAGAAARLRGRRA from the coding sequence ATGAGCCTGTCGGGGCTGCTGTCGCAGCTGCTTAACGGCCTGGCAGACGCCAGCGCCTTGTTCCTGGTGTCCGCGGGCCTGTCGCTGATATTCGGCGTGACCCGCGTGGTGAACTTCGCCCACGGCTCGTTCTACATGCTGGGCGTCTACCTGGCCTGGACATTCACCACCTGGTTCGGCAACGGCCCCGCGTATTGGGCGGGCCTGTTGCTGGCCGCGCTGGTGACCGGCCTGATCGGCGCCGCGGCCGAATGGCTGGTGCTCAAGCGCCTGTACCGGGCGCCTGAATTGTTCCAGTTACTGGCCACGTTTGCGCTGGTGCTCATCATCGGCGATGCGGCGCTGGCCATCTGGGGCCCCGAGGATCTGTTCGCCGCGCGCGCCCCCGGCCTGTCCGGCGCGGTCCAGATCCTGGGCCGCCGCTTTCCGCAGTACGACCTGCTGTTGATCGCCGCCGGCCCCATCGTGCTGGGCCTGTTGTGGCTGCTCTTGATGCGTACGCGCTGGGGCCGTTTGCTGCGCGCCGCCGCGGAAAACCGCAGCATGCTGGCCGCGCTGGGCGTGAACCAGGCCTGGCTGTTCACCTCCGCTTTTACCTTGGGCGCCTTCCTGGCCGGGCTGGGCGGCGCGCTTGCCGCCCCGCGTGTCCCCGCCACCCTGGGGCTGGACCTGGAGATCATCGCCAGCGCGTTCGTGGTGGTGGTGGTGGGCGGCCTGGGGTCGATACCCGGCGCCTTTCTGGCCGCGCTGCTGATCTGCTGCGTCAAAGCCGTGTTCGTTTTCCTGGGGCAGGTGCACATCGGCCCCTGGGTGTTCAACCTGTCGAAACTGACCTTGCTGGCCGAGTTTGCCGTGATGGCGGTAGTGCTGGTGGTGCGCCCTTGGGGCTTGCTGGGCAAGCCGCCTGCCCCCAGCGCCCACGCCAGTGCGCCCGAACGCCCCATTGCGCCCGCCGGCCGTCGGCTGCGGCTTGCCTATGGCCTGTTGCTGCTTCTGCTGGCGCTGGTGCCCGTCGCAACCTTGCAGTGGCCGTACCTGGGCATCTTGATGACCGAGATCCTCATTGCCGCCCTGTTCGCGGCCAGCCTGCACTTTTTGACCGGCCTGGCGGGCATGACCTCTTTTGGCCACGCCGCCTGGTTTGGCTTGGGCGCCTATGGCGCCGCGCTGCTGCTCAAGCTGGCGGCCGTTCCCATGGAGGCCGCCCTGCTGCTGGGCCCCTTTGCCGCCGCGTTCGGCGCGCTGCTGTTCGGCTGGTTCTGCGTGCGCCTGTCCGGCGTGTACCTGGCCATGCTGACGCTGGCCGTTGCGCAAATACTGTGGGCGCTTGCCTATCAGTGGGATGACGTCACGGGCGGCAGCAATGGCCTGATCGGGCTGTGGCCCGCGCCATGGCTGACGCAAGGCCCCTGGTTCTATTACGTGACGCTGGCCGTGTGCGCGGCCGGCATCGCCTGGCTGCGCCGTCTGGCTTTTTCACCACTGGGTTATGCGCTGCGCGGCGTGCGCGATTCGCCCTTGCGCGCCGAGGCGCTGGGCGTGGAGACCCGGCGCGTACAGTGGGCAGGCTTCGTCGCGGCGTCCTTCGCGGCGGGCATGGCGGGGTCGCTCTATGCGTTTTCCAAAGGCAGCATCGCCCCCGACGTGATGGCGGTGAGCCGCTCGGTGGACGGGCTGGTGATGGTCTTGCTGGGCGGCTTGCAGACGCTGGCGGGGCCGTTGGTGGGCGCGGCCGCCTACACCTGGCTGCAAGACGCCGCCGCGCGCAGCACCGAGTACTGGCACGCCGTGCTGGGCCTGGCCATCCTGGCGCTGGTCATGGTCTTTCCGGACGGCTTGGCGGGAGCCGCGGCGCGGCTACGCGGGAGGCGTGCATGA
- a CDS encoding ABC transporter ATP-binding protein, protein MTSTGALLQVEGLRKSFGGIDALAGVSFTLEAGRMLALIGPNGAGKSTCFNVLGGQLRPDAGSVRLDGRELVGLSAGKICRLGVGRTFQTAATFRSMTVRENVQTALLARDRLLFRPWRRADQHAADEAMALLSQVQMADKAESPCGTLAYGDVKRVELAMALAHQPRLLLMDEPTAGMATNERHALMRLTRQLADTQRIAVLFTEHSLDVVFKHADHIAVLVRGALLAEGAPAVIAADERVRAAYLGTEAP, encoded by the coding sequence ATGACGTCCACCGGCGCCCTGCTGCAAGTGGAAGGCTTGCGCAAATCCTTTGGCGGCATCGACGCGCTGGCCGGCGTGTCCTTCACGCTTGAAGCGGGCCGGATGCTGGCCTTGATTGGCCCGAATGGCGCGGGCAAGTCCACCTGCTTCAACGTGCTGGGCGGCCAGCTACGGCCGGACGCCGGATCCGTACGGTTGGACGGCCGCGAACTGGTGGGCCTGTCGGCCGGCAAGATCTGCCGGCTGGGCGTGGGCCGCACTTTTCAGACCGCCGCCACGTTCCGGTCGATGACAGTGCGCGAAAACGTGCAGACCGCCCTGCTGGCGCGCGACCGCCTGCTGTTTCGCCCCTGGCGCCGCGCGGACCAACACGCGGCCGACGAAGCCATGGCCTTGTTGTCGCAAGTGCAAATGGCCGACAAGGCCGAGTCGCCCTGCGGCACCTTGGCCTATGGCGACGTCAAGCGGGTTGAGCTTGCCATGGCGCTGGCGCACCAACCGCGCCTGCTGCTGATGGACGAACCCACAGCCGGCATGGCCACCAACGAAAGGCACGCGCTGATGCGGCTGACGCGTCAACTGGCCGACACTCAGCGCATCGCGGTGCTGTTCACCGAACACAGCCTGGACGTGGTGTTCAAGCACGCCGACCACATCGCGGTACTGGTGCGCGGCGCGCTGCTGGCCGAAGGCGCCCCCGCCGTCATCGCGGCGGACGAACGAGTGCGCGCGGCCTACCTGGGCACCGAAGCGCCCTGA
- a CDS encoding SulP family inorganic anion transporter yields the protein MTGGASKLASRLFGSWVDDVSRVTLRADLSAGLLGALLVLPQGVAFATLAGLPAEYGLYSAIIPCIVAALFGSSRHVMSGPTNANSLALFAVLTPLAVAGSPGYIELALAVTVLVGLMQWLVGTLRLGSLAHFISPSALFGFTSGAAILIAVHALKDGLGVPSPDSHGAGALLVSVGTHLDQIHPGAVMVTLVTLGVALLTRRLDKRKPYMLFGLVAGALAAAAFNSWVARHGGDPVSVVGAIAQPWPPFHVPSVDWRALPDLLSLAFALTIVALAQSISIAKAVATRSGQRIDANREFVGQGLSNIVGGFFSCYLSCGSLNRSIPNFEAGARTPLAAVFSAVLLVVLVALSAPLLAMIPNAAISGLLLLVAWTLLDIPRWRQLIGMQRGECAIAAATLAATVTIRMEVAILLGTVLSLMAYLHRTSRPAMRTMGFDSRGPDRRFVVLAHQPDALPECPQLKLLRMEGSIYFGAAAHVAQRLHELRAAPDAPRHLLVMAKSMNFIDLAGAQVWEDELAARRAMGGDLYFHRPRPEVLDMWRRTGFLDRLGADHIYPDKATALRSIYARLDRDICAGCQARIFWECQAPHAQDEVDPHGSSGTGQRTG from the coding sequence ATGACGGGTGGGGCAAGCAAACTGGCGAGCCGCCTATTCGGTTCGTGGGTGGACGACGTCAGCCGCGTGACCTTGCGCGCGGATTTGTCCGCCGGGCTGTTGGGCGCGCTGCTGGTGCTGCCGCAAGGCGTGGCCTTTGCCACGCTGGCCGGGCTGCCCGCCGAATACGGCCTGTATTCCGCCATCATCCCCTGTATTGTCGCGGCGCTGTTCGGGTCCAGTCGCCATGTCATGTCGGGCCCCACCAATGCCAATTCGCTGGCCTTGTTCGCAGTGCTGACGCCCTTGGCTGTGGCCGGTAGCCCTGGCTACATCGAGCTGGCGCTGGCGGTCACGGTGTTGGTTGGCCTGATGCAGTGGCTGGTGGGCACGCTGCGCCTGGGGTCGCTGGCGCACTTCATTTCACCGTCGGCCCTGTTCGGCTTTACCAGCGGCGCGGCCATTCTGATCGCGGTGCATGCCTTGAAGGACGGCCTGGGCGTGCCGTCGCCGGACTCTCATGGCGCGGGCGCCTTGCTGGTCAGCGTGGGCACGCATCTGGACCAGATACACCCGGGCGCGGTGATGGTGACGCTTGTGACCTTGGGCGTGGCCTTGCTGACGCGCCGGCTGGACAAGCGTAAGCCCTACATGCTGTTTGGTCTGGTGGCCGGTGCGCTGGCGGCCGCGGCATTCAATTCGTGGGTCGCCAGGCACGGCGGGGATCCGGTGTCGGTGGTGGGCGCCATCGCGCAACCGTGGCCGCCGTTTCATGTCCCGAGCGTGGATTGGCGCGCCTTGCCTGACCTGCTCAGCCTGGCGTTCGCGCTGACCATCGTGGCGCTGGCGCAATCCATTTCCATCGCCAAGGCGGTGGCTACCCGATCAGGTCAGCGCATCGACGCCAATCGCGAATTCGTGGGCCAGGGGCTGTCCAACATCGTGGGCGGCTTCTTTTCCTGCTACTTGTCGTGCGGGTCGTTGAACCGGTCCATTCCCAATTTCGAAGCGGGCGCCAGAACGCCCCTGGCGGCGGTTTTTTCCGCCGTGCTGCTGGTGGTGTTGGTGGCCTTGTCGGCCCCCTTGCTGGCCATGATTCCGAACGCCGCCATTTCCGGGCTGCTGTTGCTGGTGGCCTGGACGCTGCTGGATATTCCGCGTTGGCGGCAACTGATCGGCATGCAGCGCGGCGAATGCGCGATTGCCGCCGCCACGCTGGCCGCCACCGTCACCATTCGCATGGAAGTGGCGATTCTGCTGGGCACCGTGCTGTCGCTGATGGCGTATCTGCATCGCACCTCGCGCCCGGCGATGCGCACGATGGGGTTTGATTCGCGTGGCCCGGATCGGCGTTTTGTCGTACTTGCGCATCAGCCAGACGCTTTGCCCGAATGCCCGCAACTGAAGCTGTTGCGCATGGAAGGCTCTATCTACTTTGGGGCGGCGGCCCATGTGGCGCAACGTTTGCACGAGCTGCGTGCCGCACCCGATGCGCCGCGCCACCTGCTGGTGATGGCCAAGAGCATGAACTTCATTGACCTGGCCGGCGCGCAGGTCTGGGAAGACGAGCTTGCGGCCCGGCGTGCGATGGGAGGCGACCTGTATTTCCACCGCCCCCGGCCTGAAGTGCTGGACATGTGGCGGCGCACGGGCTTTCTGGATCGGCTGGGCGCCGACCATATCTACCCCGACAAGGCAACGGCCCTGCGCTCGATCTACGCCCGGCTGGACCGCGATATATGCGCGGGCTGCCAGGCCAGGATTTTCTGGGAATGCCAAGCGCCCCATGCGCAGGACGAGGTTGATCCGCATGGGTCAAGCGGTACGGGTCAACGCACGGGTTGA
- a CDS encoding hemerythrin domain-containing protein encodes MAVSFPGGPAPAPGADDPLALLSACHGRIARQCATLTRLAAHLPQHGSDEAAQTAAASVSRYFETAAAHHHEDEEQDLFPALIESMAGSDAGCLHALVQGLMDEHRRLERLWAPLRQTLAQVAAGRPASLPPEQVQAFTQAYAAHIQREEDELLPMAARLVSDDVLMAIGHAMRARRGGGAA; translated from the coding sequence ATGGCGGTGAGCTTTCCTGGTGGTCCGGCGCCCGCGCCGGGGGCGGATGATCCGCTGGCGCTGTTGTCGGCCTGTCACGGGCGCATCGCGCGTCAGTGCGCCACGCTGACGCGGCTGGCCGCGCACCTTCCGCAGCATGGCAGCGACGAGGCCGCGCAAACCGCCGCCGCCAGCGTGTCCCGTTATTTCGAGACCGCGGCCGCGCATCATCATGAAGACGAAGAACAAGACCTGTTTCCTGCCTTGATCGAATCCATGGCGGGGTCGGACGCGGGCTGCCTGCACGCGCTGGTGCAGGGCCTGATGGACGAGCATCGCCGCTTGGAACGCTTGTGGGCGCCATTGCGCCAGACCCTGGCCCAGGTGGCGGCCGGCCGGCCGGCGAGCTTGCCGCCCGAGCAGGTCCAGGCATTCACGCAGGCCTATGCCGCCCACATCCAGCGTGAAGAAGATGAACTCTTGCCCATGGCGGCGCGCCTGGTGTCCGACGACGTGCTGATGGCCATCGGGCACGCCATGCGTGCGCGGCGCGGCGGCGGGGCGGCCTGA
- a CDS encoding D-alanyl-D-alanine carboxypeptidase family protein, translating to MLMKKLAASLLVATACLSSAMAQSMPEPVLSAKAWLLLDETSGQVIASHAATTRIEPASLTKIMTAYVVFEALNKKELTPDQTVLISTRAWKVPAGSSKMFLEPGSKVTVDDLLRGLMIQSGNDAAIALAEAVSGSVEAFVARMNDTAARLGLHATHFASPHGLPDPGTYSTASDLSILATRFIRDFPQLYKTYDSAKQFTFNKITQPNRNRLLWLDPSVDGLKTGHTESAGYCIIASARRPNGADQRRLITVVVGTASDKLRTQESRQLLEWGFQGFNTIKLYARGQEVATPEVWKGASDSLKAGFARDAYVTVPAGAKVEPVWTPQQPLVAPIAAQQTVGALRVMVDGKPAMQFPVVALEPVAEAGFAGRAWDSVRMWWRGHSG from the coding sequence ATGCTGATGAAGAAACTGGCGGCGAGCTTGCTCGTCGCAACCGCATGCCTGTCCAGCGCGATGGCGCAATCGATGCCCGAACCGGTGTTGTCGGCCAAGGCCTGGCTGTTGCTGGATGAGACCAGCGGACAGGTGATCGCGTCGCACGCGGCCACCACCCGGATTGAACCGGCATCGCTGACCAAGATCATGACGGCCTACGTGGTGTTCGAGGCATTGAACAAGAAGGAATTGACGCCGGACCAAACGGTGCTTATTTCGACGCGGGCCTGGAAAGTGCCCGCGGGCAGCTCGAAGATGTTCCTGGAGCCTGGCTCGAAAGTGACGGTGGATGACTTGCTGCGCGGCTTGATGATCCAGTCCGGCAACGACGCGGCCATTGCCTTGGCGGAAGCCGTTTCCGGCAGCGTGGAAGCCTTCGTCGCGCGCATGAACGACACGGCGGCAAGGCTGGGCCTGCACGCCACGCACTTTGCCAGCCCGCATGGCTTGCCCGACCCGGGCACCTATTCCACGGCCAGCGACCTGTCCATTCTGGCCACGCGCTTCATCCGCGATTTCCCGCAGTTGTACAAGACCTACGATTCGGCCAAGCAGTTCACGTTCAACAAGATCACGCAGCCCAACCGCAACCGTCTGCTGTGGCTGGACCCCAGCGTGGACGGGTTGAAGACGGGGCATACCGAGTCCGCCGGCTATTGCATCATTGCCAGCGCGCGCCGACCCAATGGCGCCGACCAGCGGCGCTTGATCACGGTGGTGGTGGGCACGGCGTCCGACAAGCTGCGCACGCAGGAAAGCCGGCAGTTGCTGGAGTGGGGATTCCAGGGTTTCAATACCATCAAGCTGTACGCGCGCGGCCAGGAGGTGGCCACGCCCGAAGTCTGGAAAGGCGCAAGCGACAGCTTGAAGGCGGGCTTCGCGCGGGATGCCTATGTGACCGTGCCGGCTGGCGCCAAGGTCGAACCCGTGTGGACGCCGCAGCAGCCGCTGGTGGCGCCCATCGCGGCCCAGCAAACGGTGGGGGCCTTGCGCGTGATGGTGGACGGCAAGCCGGCGATGCAGTTTCCGGTGGTGGCGCTGGAACCCGTGGCCGAAGCGGGATTCGCGGGGCGCGCCTGGGACTCGGTCCGAATGTGGTGGCGTGGCCATTCCGGTTAA
- a CDS encoding HU family DNA-binding protein — protein MATKAKAPAKKVTKPAVKAPAKKATAAKTAVKPAAKKAVAAKKVAAAPKAIKAALNKTQLVAYIVEQSGVEAKAVKAVLASLETSVLGSVDKKGVGEFTLPGLFKVAVQKVPAKAKRFGKDPFTGVERWFPAKPASVKVKVRPLKKLKDAAQ, from the coding sequence ATGGCCACGAAAGCAAAAGCTCCTGCCAAGAAAGTCACCAAGCCCGCCGTCAAGGCGCCCGCAAAGAAGGCAACCGCCGCCAAGACTGCTGTGAAGCCCGCAGCAAAGAAGGCCGTCGCCGCCAAGAAGGTCGCTGCTGCACCCAAGGCCATCAAGGCTGCCCTGAACAAGACCCAACTGGTCGCTTACATCGTTGAGCAATCCGGCGTTGAAGCCAAGGCCGTCAAGGCCGTTCTGGCCAGCCTGGAAACCTCGGTGCTGGGTTCCGTGGACAAGAAGGGCGTCGGCGAATTCACGCTGCCCGGCCTGTTCAAGGTTGCCGTGCAGAAGGTTCCCGCCAAGGCCAAGCGCTTCGGCAAGGACCCGTTCACTGGCGTTGAGCGCTGGTTCCCCGCCAAGCCGGCTTCGGTCAAGGTGAAGGTTCGCCCGCTCAAGAAGCTGAAGGACGCCGCGCAGTAA
- a CDS encoding MarR family winged helix-turn-helix transcriptional regulator translates to MPTTDLVDLVISQWSTECPTQDFAAMAVITRVFRLNAFATRNVNRSFRRHNLHQGEFDVLATLYRTGAPHAMNPQKLVDALLLTSGAMTNRLDRLEQAGLLVRNPNPDDRRGIIVSLTAEGLRVIKLVLKDYLKDLGELLDPLSPTERKQLAGLLKKLLLKHDQETPGGIGA, encoded by the coding sequence ATGCCTACGACTGACCTTGTCGATCTGGTGATCTCGCAATGGAGCACGGAATGTCCCACGCAGGACTTTGCCGCCATGGCCGTCATCACCCGCGTGTTCCGCTTGAACGCCTTCGCCACCCGCAACGTGAATCGCAGCTTTCGCCGCCACAACCTGCACCAGGGCGAATTCGATGTGCTGGCCACGCTTTACCGCACGGGCGCGCCGCACGCCATGAATCCGCAGAAGCTGGTTGACGCGCTGCTGCTTACCTCGGGCGCCATGACCAACCGGCTGGACCGCCTGGAGCAAGCCGGCCTGCTGGTGCGCAACCCCAACCCGGACGACCGCCGCGGCATCATCGTGTCGCTCACCGCGGAAGGCCTGCGCGTGATCAAGCTGGTGCTGAAGGACTATTTGAAGGACCTGGGCGAACTGCTCGACCCACTATCCCCCACGGAACGCAAGCAACTGGCCGGGCTGTTGAAAAAACTGCTGCTCAAACATGATCAGGAAACTCCGGGAGGCATCGGCGCCTGA